From Pieris rapae chromosome 3, ilPieRapa1.1, whole genome shotgun sequence, a single genomic window includes:
- the LOC110997583 gene encoding uncharacterized protein LOC110997583 has product MKLFVILSALVVMTIAEDIVYFTSDDDYLDIDSLMNQPLIAKEIIDCLVDRAPCYYRIQSYKNKLAEVIFTACHRCNDPQKKLANRFLMALKVKYPEYYRDFDKKYDPDNIYLPILENAVSGYVKGFKMKIILLLAIVGAALAGKIDFFSTADDYLDMEAVVNDPAKLKAMTDCFLDRGPCDPVAQSYKIIIPESMAHACGRCNDAQKHLANTYLRGLFWKIPEDYDNFLKKFDPQGIFLDKFMEAVKDY; this is encoded by the exons atGAAACTCTTCGTCATCCTTTCCGCCCTTGTGGTGATGACCATAGCAGAGGATATCGTATACTTCACCTCGGACGATGATTATTTGGATATCGACTCATTGATGAACCAACCACTTATAGCCAAAGAAATTATTGATTGCTTAGTTGATCGTGCTCCGTGCTACTATCGGATTCAATCATACAAAA ATAAGTTGGCTGAAGTAATCTTCACAGCCTGCCACAGATGCAATGACCCTCAGAAGAAATTGGCGAACCGTTTCCTGATGGCTCTGAAGGTGAAGTATCCTGAGTACTACCGGGACTTCGACAAGAAATACGATCCTGACAACATTTACCTGCCAATTTTGGAAAATGCTGTGTCTGgatac gttaaaGGATTCAAGATGAAAATCATATTGCTATTAGCGATTGTGGGCGCTGCATTAGCGGGAAAGATTGATTTCTTTTCGACTGCTGATGATTATCTGGATATGGAGGCGGTGGTGAACGATCCAGCGAAGCTCAAAGCCATGACTGACTGCTTCTTGGATAGAGGCCCATGTGATCCTGTAGCTCAGAGTTACAAAA TTATCATTCCTGAATCCATGGCTCACGCTTGCGGCCGTTGTAATGACGCCCAGAAGCATTTGGCAAACACCTACCTCCGCGGACTCTTCTGGAAAATACCAGAGGACTACGATAACTTCTTGAAGAAATTCGACCCTCAAGGAATCTTCTTAGACAAGTTCATGGAGGCTGTTaaggattattaa